One window from the genome of Yarrowia lipolytica chromosome 1B, complete sequence encodes:
- a CDS encoding uncharacterized protein (Compare to YALI0B22550g, similar to uniprot|Q9P3J2 Neurospora crassa NCU05419.1 related to hydroxymethylglutaryl-CoA lyase), which yields MRRTLARLQHHSNAFVRIVEVAPRDGLQNEKKIPSTETKTSLIDRLVATGLQTVEVTSFVSPKWVPAMADNEAILKHCNQTHGGTTVDFPVLTPNAKGMQKALELGAKEVAIFAASSDGFAKKNTNCTVDESFERFEEVLKLARNAGHPVKVRGYLSTVIGCPYDGPTEPARVAELAQRLIDLGCYEVSLGDTIGVGTPGTIEMMLDQVMRRVPAEMLAIHAHDTYGQGVANVMKAVDMGVRVVDASVAGLGGCPYAKGATGNVATEDVVYALHGSGYDTGVNLDLLAETGEWISKELGRPNGSRAGRAIWTKNQAKI from the coding sequence ATGCGAAGAACACTTGCCCGTCTCCAGCACCACTCCAACGCGTTTGTTCGAATCGTCGAGGTTGCGCCTCGAGACGGTCTTCAAAACGAAAAGAAGATCCCTTCCACCGAAACTAAGACTTCTCTGATTGACCGGCTGGTAGCTACCGGCCTTCAGACTGTGGAGGTGACCTCGTTTGTGTCGCCCAAGTGGGTCCCTGCCATGGCAGATAATGAAGCCATTCTGAAACACTGCAACCAGACCCATGGAGGAACCACTGTCGACTTCCCAGTGCTGACCCCTAATGCCAAGGGCATGCAGAAGGCATTGGAGCTCGgagccaaggaggtggccaTCTTTGCTGCTTCTTCCGATGGCTTCGCTAAAAAGAATACAAACTGCACTGTTGATGAGAGCTTTGAGCGATTCGAGGAAGTTCTGAAACTGGCCCGTAACGCTGGCCACCCAGTCAAGGTCCGAGGCTACCTGTCTACCGTCATTGGATGTCCCTATGACGGTCCCACAGAACCCGCACGTGTGGCAGAGCTAGCTCAGAGACTCATTGATCTGGGATGTTACGAGGTATCTCTAGGTGACACTATCGGTGTTGGAACTCCCGGAACCATTGAGATGATGTTGGATCAGGTGATGCGACGGGTGCCCGCTGAGATGCTGGCTATTCACGCCCACGACACTTACGGCCAGGGTGTTGCCAACGTCATGAAGGCAGTCGATATGGGGGTTCGTGTGGTTGACGCCTCTGTAGCTGGTCTTGGAGGCTGTCCCTACGCAAAGGGAGCTACTGGCAATGTTGCCACTGAAGATGTGGTCTATGCCCTGCATGGAAGTGGCTACGACACTGGTGTCAACCTGGATCTACTGGCTGAAACTGGCGAGTGGATTTCCAAGGAGCTCGGTCGACCCAACGGATCCCGAGCCGGTCGAGCAATCTGGACCAAGAACCAGGCCAAAATTTGA
- a CDS encoding uncharacterized protein (Compare to YALI0B22616g, similar to uniprot|O14156 Schizosaccharomyces pombe Protein phosphatase 2C homolog 4 (EC 3.1.3.16) (PP2C-4), similar to Saccharomyces cerevisiae PTC6 (YCR079W); ancestral locus Anc_6.353), with amino-acid sequence MVPRRGATIGAPLPRIFSRHVSNYFHYRQGDVAGRINLLSLPGFIGHYTSRVNRPYNEDRYSASVLKLPRGSTFAPRSLRKGMSAERQVFNFAVYDGHGSDECSEFLKDKLATYVEKADLNDADDITTKYKERFGGYWRRWKQMDKYRGRMSPYDDFQLRLPLAFLEADYDFEGKGGSTCTSVFLYCRHVAHSEAGPLPPGAEDNMFDPENDLSLVVAHVGDTRCIICDAKGEATPLTIDHHPSAPTEADRLRRFASSFFMDSFGEERFGVFANTRAFGDTLMKAKGVSAEPDVREVALQDEQFLVLVSDGVSGDVSDQEIVDLVTITANSSGSGRGSPQQAAQEVVEYAAALGGSDNATCMVIRLRGWGNGSQVDRTGELREYRLKNVDSRGNRM; translated from the coding sequence ATGGTGCCTCGACGAGGAGCCACAATTGGGGCGCCATTGCCCCGTATATTCTCGAGACACGTCAGCAACTACTTTCACTATCGCCAGGGCGACGTGGCGGGCCGCATAAACCTGCTTTCGCTTCCGGGCTTCATTGGACACTACACAAGCCGAGTCAACAGACCCTACAACGAAGACCGCTACAGCGCCTCCGTATTGAAACTACCTCGAGGCAGCACTTTTGCGCCTCGATCTCTGCGAAAGGGCATGTCTGCCGAGCGTCAGGTCTTCAACTTTGCCGTCTACGATGGCCACGGATCCGACGAGTGCTCCGAGTTTCTTAAGGACAAACTGGCCACCTATGTCGAGAAGGCTGACCTCAACGACGCCGACGACATTACcaccaagtacaaggagcGGTTTGGAGGCTACTGGCGCCGATGGAAGCAGATGGACAAATACCGGGGTAGAATGAGCCCCTACGACGACTTCCAGTTACGACTACCGTTGGCGTTCCTGGAGGCCGACTACGATTTTGAAGGTAAAGGAGGAAGTACATGCACATCGGTGTTCTTGTATTGTCGCCATGTGGCCCATTCAGAGGCCGGTCCCCTACCGCCGGGGGCTGAGGATAACATGTTTGACCCAGAGAACGACCTCTCTCTAGTAGTGGCCCATGTCGGAGACACTCGATGCATCATCTGTGATGCCAAAGGAGAGGCCACACCTCTTACCATCGACCACCATCCCAGCGCTCCCACCGAGGCCGATCGTCTGCGTCGATTTGCATCTTCATTCTTCATGGACTCCTTCGGCGAGGAGCGGTTCGGTGTCTTTGCCAACACCCGAGCCTTTGGAGACACACTTATGAAGGCCAAGGGTGTGAGTGCCGAGCCCGACGTGCGAGAGGTTGCACTCCAGGACGAACAGTTCCTGGTGCTGGTTTCCGACGGAGTTTCTGGCGACGTGTCTGATCAAGAGATCGTGGACCTGGTAACCATTACCGCCAACAGTAGCGGTTCTGGACGAGGATCGCCACAGCAGGCTGCCCAGGAGGTGGTTGAGTACGCAGCGGCTTTGGGTGGCTCGGACAATGCCACTTGCATGGTTATCCGTCTAAGAGGATGGGGCAATGGCTCGCAGGTGGACCGAACCGGCGAGCTACGAGAATACCGACTCAAAAATGTCGACTCCCGTGGAAATCGAATGTAG
- a CDS encoding uncharacterized protein (Compare to YALI0B22660g, uniprot|Q96W74 Yarrowia lipolytica Peroxin required for biogenesis of peroxisomes, similar to Saccharomyces cerevisiae PEX19 (YDL065C); ancestral locus Anc_4.250): MSHEEDLDDLDDFLDEFDEQVLSKPPGAQKDATPTTSTAPTTAEAKPDATKKSTETSGTDSKTEGADTADKNAATDSAEAGAEKVSLPNLEDQLAGLKMDDFLKDIEADPESKAQFESLLKEINNVTSATASEKAQQPKSFKETISATADRLNQSNQEMGDMPLGDDMLAGLMEQLSGAGGFGEGGEGDFGDMLGGIMRQLASKEVLYQPLKEMHDNYPKWWDEHGSKVTEEKERDRLKLQQDIVGKICAKFEDPSYSDDSEADRAVITQLMDEMQETGAPPDEIMSNVADGSIPGGLDGLGLGGLGGGKMPEMPENMPECNQQ, from the coding sequence atgtCACACGAAGAAGATCTTGATGACCTCGATGACTTTCTCGACGAGTTCGACGAGCAGGTGCTGAGCAAGCCTCCTGGAGCTCAGAAGGATGCTACCCCTACTACATCTACTGCTCCTACCACTGCCGAGGCTAAGCCTGATGCCACTAAGAAGAGCACCGAAACTTCCGGGACCGATTCAAAGACTGAGGGAGCCGATACTGCTGACAAGAATGCGGCCACTGACTCTGCGGAGGCCGGTGCGGAGAAGGTTTCTCTGCCCAACCTCGAGGATCAGCTCGCTGGGCTCAAGATGGACGACTTCCTTAAGGACATCGAGGCAGACCCCGAGTCCAAGGCCCAGTTTGAGtctctgctcaaggagatcaacaACGTTACCAGCGCCACCGCATCCGAAAAGGCCCAGCAGCCCAAGTCATTCAAAGAGACCATTTCCGCCACTGCTGACCGTTTGAACCAGAGTAACCAGGAGATGGGGGACATGCCCCTTGGTGACGACATGCTCGCTGGCCTCATGGAGCAGCTGTCGGGTGCTGGAGGCTTTGGAGAGGGCGGGGAAGGCGACTTTGGAGATATGTTAGGAGGAATCATGCGTCAGCTGGCCTCCAAGGAGGTTCTGTACCAGCCGTTGAAGGAGATGCACGACAACTACCCTAAGTGGTGGGACGAGCACGGATCCAAGGtgaccgaggagaaggagcgagaCCGACTTAAGCTGCAGCAGGACATTGTTGGCAAAATCTGTGCCAAGTTTGAGGACCCCTCTTACTCTGACGACTCCGAAGCCGACCGAGCCGTCATCACCCAGCTGATGGACGAGATGCAGGAGACCGGTGCTCCTCCGGATGAGATCATGTCCAATGTTGCCGACGGTAGCATTCCTGGCGGTCTCGATGGTCTTGGACTGGGAGGTCTTGGTGGCGGTAAGATGCCCGAGATGCCCGAGAACATGCCCGAGTGCAACCAGCAGTAA
- a CDS encoding uncharacterized protein (Compare to YALI0B22638g, highly similar to uniprot|P50623 Saccharomyces cerevisiae YDL064w UBC9 E2 ubiquitin-conjugating enzyme, similar to Saccharomyces cerevisiae UBC9 (YDL064W); ancestral locus Anc_4.249): protein MSEDSLMQKRLMEERKTWRKSHPFGFFAKPAKDQNGNLDLTNWNAGIPGKEGTAWAGATYPMLITFPKDYPTKPPRCRFDAGFYHPNVYPSGTVCLSILNEEEDWRPSITLSEIVMGIQELMNNPNPHSPAQNDAFAAFQKNKEEYDKRVAEQVKKYAA from the exons ATGTCGGAAGACTCGTTGATGCAGAAGCGACTCATGGAAGAGCG GAAAACCTGGCGAAAGTCACATCCGTTTGGCTTCTTTGCTAAGCCCGCCAAGGACCAGAACGGAAACCTGGATCTCACTAACTGGAACGCCGGCATCCCCGGAAAGGAAGGAACCGCCTGGGCCGGTGCCACATACCCCATGCTCATCACCTTCCCCAAAGACTACCCGACCAAACCCCCACGATGCCGATTTGATGCTGGGTTCTATCACCCCAACGTCTACCCCTCGGGCACCGTCTGTCTGTCAATTCTgaacgaggaggaggactggCGACCTTCCATCACGCTGTCTGAGATTGTCATGGGTATCCAGGAGCTCATgaacaaccccaacccccaCTCTCCCGCCCAGAACGATGCATTTGCCGCCttccagaagaacaaggaggagtacgaTAAGCGGGTGGCCGAGCAGGTCAAAAAGTACGCTGCTTAG
- a CDS encoding uncharacterized protein (Compare to YALI0B22572g, similar to uniprot|P53734 Saccharomyces cerevisiae YNR038W ATP-dependent RNA helicase DBP6 (DEAD-box protein 6, similar to Saccharomyces cerevisiae DBP6 (YNR038W); ancestral locus Anc_6.355): MFTGVRRFDPTQGGQASPVPFKKVKHEEEESKPETNADEHSEVEYEEESGDDSMDEAEEAKKPVEVKDEEESEDENLTADQKRKKKQEAANLAKRAEEKALERKRKREQHMGEEDSDSEDDLAPIKISGNNKIKLAKGTIRAKGFEELPQTEIYEDKPDESATISRKTQLQTQPILRNATYVEIDDVGSFDEFDLSKNMMKNLDTLGYTKAFSVQKAVIPWLLAQQKLLAPDRKPDLLVSASTGSGKTATYGIPIIEKLRDRIVPRIRAVVVLPTKPLVMQVRDVLENLSKGSSLSVVALRNDRSTKRERAVLETADIVVAAPGRLVEQVKENPELFSYIEFLVVDEADRLLGQDYYDWASVLQNNQQRAQAGKTNLTEHYVRNMQTLIFSATLTANPEHIASMDIHNPGVFVIGSSDSYSIPKSLTEIVTHVSAAEKPLMLCELLVQRDINRGVVFTKSSETAARVARMMEIMDADIFHKDWKIAAVSAETSSVHRRRSMKQFIDGKIDFLVCTDLVSRGIDFVVDNVINYDIPSGKREYVHRVGRTARAGREGNAYTFLTGSGEAKWFREIGEFVGRTQEVDATHINSSHNDGYQEALAKLEEEV; this comes from the coding sequence ATGTTCACTGGAGTTCGTCGATTTGACCCTACCCAGGGCGGACAGGCGTCGCCTGTACCATTCAAGAAGGTCAAAcacgaggaggaggaaagcAAGCCTGAAACCAATGCTGACGAGCACTCTGAGGTGGAAtatgaggaggagtctggGGACGACTCCATGGatgaggctgaggaggccaagaagcccgtggaggtcaaggacgaggaggagagcgaAGATGAGAACCTTACAGCCGACcagaagcgaaagaagaagcaggaaGCCGCCAACCTGGCCAAGCGAGCGGAGGAAAAGGCTCTAGAGCGAAAGCGAAAGCGAGAACAGCATATGGGCGAGGAGGACTCTGATAGTGAAGATGATCTGGCGCCTATCAAGATTTCTGGCAACAACAAAATCAAGCTTGCTAAGGGAACCATTCGAGCTAAGGGCTTCGAGGAGCTTCCCCAGACTGAAATCTATGAGGATAAACCCGATGAGAGTGCAACCATCTCTCGAAAGACCCAACTTCAGACACAGCCCATTTTGCGAAATGCTACTTATGTGGAAATTGACGATGTTGGATCATTTGATGAGTTTGATCTGAGCAAAAATATGATGAAGAACCTGGACACTTTAGGATACACAAAGGCATTTTCTGTGCAGAAGGCAGTCATTCCTTGGCTTCTGGCCCAGCAAAAGCTCCTTGCCCCCGATCGAAAGCCCGATCTTCTTGTTTCTGCATCCACCGGTTCCGGTAAGACCGCCACTTACGGAATCCCCATTATCGAGAAGCTCCGAGACCGTATTGTTCCTCGAATCAGAGCTGTGGTTGTACTCCCTACAAAGCCCCTGGTCATGCAAGTCCGAGACGTGCTTGAAAACCTATCCAAGGGATCTTCTTTGTCTGTTGTGGCTCTTCGAAACGACCGAAGCACCAAACGTGAACGGGCTGTTCTGGAGACTGCCGATATCGTTGTGGCAGCCCCTGGTCGACTTGTGGAGCAAGTGAAGGAGAACCCCGAGCTCTTCTCTTACATCGAATTTCTGGTGGTTGACGAGGCCGATCGTCTGCTTGGCCAGGACTACTACGACTGGGCCTCTGTGTTGCAGAACAACCAGCAGCGGGCCCAGGCTGGTAAGACCAACCTCACTGAGCACTACGTTCGAAACATGCAAACACTTATTTTCTCAGCCACCCTCACAGCCAACCCCGAACACATTGCATCCATGGACATCCACAATCCTGGCGTTTTTGTCATTGGTAGTTCTGACAGCTACTCTATTCCCAAGAGTCTTACAGAGATTGTCACCCACGTGTCTGCTGCCGAGAAGCCTCTTATGCTGTGCGAGCTGCTAGTGCAGAGAGATATCAACAGAGGCGTGGTGTTCACTAAGAGTTCCGAAACTGCTGCTCGTGTGGCTCGCATGATGGAGATTATGGACGCGGACATTTTCCACAAGGATTGGAAGATAGCGGCTGTTTCTGCCGAGACTTCTTCTGTGCACCGACGACGGTCCATGAAGCAGTTTATTGATGGCAAGATCGACTTTCTGGTCTGTACCGATTTGGTTTCTCGAGGTATCGATTTCGTGGTGGATAATGTGATCAACTACGATATCCCTAGTGGAAAGCGAGAGTATGTGCATCGAGTGGGTCGAACTGCCCGAGCAGGCAGAGAAGGTAACGCATACACCTTCCTcactggctctggagaagccaAGTGGTTCCGGGAGATTGGCGAGTTTGTGGGTCGAACCCAGGAGGTGGATGCCACTCATATCAACAGTTCCCATAACGACGGATACCAGGAGGCTCTtgccaagctggaggaggaggtttaG
- a CDS encoding mitochondrial 37S ribosomal protein uS19m (Compare to YALI0B22594g, similar to Saccharomyces cerevisiae RSM19 (YNR037C); ancestral locus Anc_6.354, similar to uniprot|P53733 Saccharomyces cerevisiae YNR037C Probable mitochondrial ribosomal protein S19), whose translation MLPTRVLCRSAWKCPHIVPIDLKPWATKKQPIQTDKRAATIIPQFVGVTFHVHNGKEYVPVNVTQDMVGTKLGEYAYTRKPFRYRQTKN comes from the exons ATGCTGCCAACACGGGTTCTTTGTCGTTCCGCCTGGAAAT GCCCTCACATTGTCCCTATCGACCTGAAGCCATGGGCTACAAAGAAGCAGCCTATCCAGACCGATAAGCGAGCCGCAACCATCATCCCCCAGTTTGTTGGTGTGACCTTCCACGTCCACAACGGTAAGGAGTACGTTCCTGTCAACGTCACCCAGGATATGGTCGGAACCAAGCTTGGCGAGTACGCTTACACTCGAAAGCCCTTCCGATACCGACAGACCAAGAACTAA
- a CDS encoding uncharacterized protein (Compare to YALI0B22528g, weakly similar to uniprot|O14098 Schizosaccharomyces pombe Putative serine/threonine protein kinase), with product MESTPRAPMSWNKRDDRDTRDPPDDRDRSHWRPRSEQSNRGAGSSRNDKSIRGGRGGRGGGSRNNSSRGGGFRDDHFGGSRDAPPPPPPREHGDTYRDDGPDLFSDGAWSGGRSTWQDPPLRKDSYSGDKPWDRLSSRYDNRPDDTPPRQQRSTGGRRPGADNKDWPDRSRGDRSWQNSSSNAPWQQNKGRDDRRDGSSYRPDSDRYDRDRDIRDRDNRGRDSGDGRGNRENRDRETTPLYRDRRVSGPPPSLPSTPSRASSTGPVPPSSAPRPGQRRPLPDQVTFASQSDSGPTSSAKRKRKKAGASTTALTDSNIHNPNNPNYIGYTKKEARERERKKQETEELDPSRSGSVGDISLDSSSLGNGGGASSEASVASRDGSRDGRKRLNPTFSDSSESRSRSDFQNKRPKREASTGPQFDDDVPCYGDDEPGEPVVATTPVDTTKPRVTQHTLTSSIFERVTQVGEGTYGKVYKAVNQVSGTTSALKRLRLETEREGFPVTALREIKLLQSLRHDNIISLKEMMVEENGVFMIFGYMSHDLSGILAQPNVRLEEGHIKFLFHQILSGLTYIHQRGILHRDIKGSNILVDGDGNLKLADFGLSRTIDPSNKRARYSNRVITLWYRPPELLFGATLYDGAVDNWGAGCLLVELYSRLAVFRGADEINQLDCIFDIMGTPTNEYWPDLESLPWFEMLKFNYKKPSKFLQMYDQVCSKPALKLASKLLEMNPAYRMTSQEAMNSDYFNVEPKAERPLVLRELVGEWHEFDAKKLRRAKRKEEDLRRGKERRERKEAEARAKAEGRPEEKPEGLATGGGLAVGTSGQEKVTAENTTEANAEPPSAPGSSREPTCTTAPPSVHPSTTDTDTA from the coding sequence ATGGAATCTACCCCACGGGCGCCCATGAGTTGGAACAAGCGTGACGACCGGGATACGAGAGATCCTCCAGATGACCGTGATCGCAGTCACTGGAGACCCCGAAGTGAGCAAAGCAACAGAGGAGCAGGAAGCTCGCGAAACGACAAGTCCAtaagaggaggacgaggtggccgaggaggaggatctcgcaacaacagcagcagaggagGTGGATTCAGAGATGACCATTTTGGTGGAAGCAGAGATGCGCCTcccccacctcctccacgagAACATGGTGATACGTACCGAGACGATGGCCCTGATCTCTTTAGTGATGGAGCCTGGAGTGGAGGTCGTTCGACCTGGCAGgatcctcctcttcgaAAAGACTCCTACTCGGGTGATAAGCCCTGGGATCGACTGTCTTCTCGCTACGACAATCGACCTGATGATACACCGCCTCGCCAACAGCGTTCaacaggaggaagacgaccTGGAGCGGACAACAAGGACTGGCCGGATAGATCTCGAGGCGACAGATCGTGGcagaacagcagcagcaacgcGCCATGGCAACAAAACAAGGGTCGAGATGACAGAAGAGACGGTTCAAGCTATAGACCAGACAGTGATCGATACGACAGGGATAGAGACATCAGGGATCGGGACAACAGGGGTAGAGACAGCGGGGATGGACGGGGTAACAGAGAAAATAGAGACAGAGAAACAACCCCTCTGTACCGTGATAGAAGAGTCTCTGGCCCACCACCTTCTCTTCCATCAACACCTTCTCGTGCGTCCTCTACAGGTCCTGTTCCCCCGTCTTCGGCTCCTCGACCAGGCCAGCGTCGACCTCTTCCCGACCAGGTCACTTTTGCATCACAGTCTGACAGCGGAcccacctcctcggctAAGCGGAAACGCAAGAAGGCAGGTGCCAGCACCACGGCACTCACAGACTCCAACATtcacaaccccaacaaccccaactacATTGGGTACACAAAAAAGGAAGCTCGAGAACGCGAGCGCAAGAAGCAGGAGACTGAAGAATTGGACCCCAGCCGGTCGGGATCGGTGGGTGATATTTCTCTGGACAGCTCAAGTCTAGGAAACGGGGGAGGTGCATCGAGTGAGGCGTCTGTGgcttcacgtgacggaaGCAGAGATGGACGAAAACGGCTCAACCCTACGTTCAGTGATTCTTCCGAGTCTCGAAGCCGGTCTGACTTTCAAAATAAGAGACCGAAACGAGAAGCTTCTACAGGACCGCAGTTTGATGATGACGTACCCTGTTatggtgatgatgaacCTGGTGAGCCTGTTGTTGCAACCACTCCTGTGGACACAACAAAGCCACGAGTCACCCAACATACCCTTACCAGCAGTATCTTCGAACGTGTTACACAAGTGGGAGAAGGTACGTATGGTAAGGTGTACAAGGCTGTCAACCAGGTCAGTGGTACCACCTCAGCTCTCAAGCGGCTGCGTCTGGAAACTGAGCGTGAAGGATTTCCAGTCACAGCTCTTCGAGAAATCAAGCTGCTACAATCTCTTCGCCATGACAATATCATttctctcaaggagatgatggtggaggagaatgGCGTATTTATGATTTTTGGCTACATGAGTCATGATCTGAGTGGTATTCTTGCTCAGCCCAACGTGAGGCTTGAAGAGGGACACATCAAATTCTTGTTTCATCAAATTCTGTCTGGCTTGACATACATTCATCAGCGAGGAATTTTGCATCGTGATATCAAGGGTTCGAATATTCTggtggatggagatggaaacCTCAAGCTAGCTGATTTCGGTTTGTCTCGAACCATCGACCCTTCCAACAAGAGAGCCCGATACTCAAACCGAGTCATCACTCTATGGTACAGACCTCCCGAGCTTCTTTTTGGGGCTACTCTCTACGATGGAGCAGTGGACAACTGGGGGGCTGGATGTCTGCTGGTCGAGCTGTACTCTCGACTGGCTGTGTTCCGAGGAGCAGACGAAATTAACCAACTGGATTGCATTTTCGACATCATGGGTACCCCAACCAACGAGTACTGGCCTGATCTGGAGTCGTTGCCGTGGTTTGAGATGCTCAAGttcaactacaagaagCCCAGCAAGTTCCTGCAGATGTATGACCAGGTTTGCAGTAAACCTGCTCTAAAGCTTGcgtccaagctgctggaaatgAACCCCGCATACCGGATGACATCACAGGAGGCCATGAATAGCGACTACTTCAACGTGGAGCCCAAGGCTGAGCGCCCTCTTGTTCTGAGAGAGCTGGTGGGCGAGTGGCACGAGTTTGATGCAAAGAAGCTGCGACGAGCTAAACGAAAAGAGGAGGATCTTCGTCGAGGCAAGGAGCGTCGAGAACGAAAAGAGGCGGAGGCTAGGGCTAAAGCCGAGGGACGGCCTGAGGAAAAGCCTGAAGGATTGGCCACCGGCGGGGGACTTGCTGTTGGTACTTCCGGTCAAGAGAAAGTGACTGCGGAAAACACTACCGAGGCTAACGCCGAACCTCCGTCTGCTCCGGGTTCTTCCCGGGaacctacttgtaccacgGCGCCTCCCAGTGTGCACCCCTCcacaacagacacagacacggcATGA